The stretch of DNA TCACTCTCCCTGTTCTCCGCAGGTATACTGCGACATGGACACCGAAGGGGGGGGCTGGACAGTCATTCAGAGGCGCAAGGTGGGGCTGACCTCTTTCAACCGGGACTGGAAGCAGTACAAGGAAGGGTTCGGGACCATCCGTGGGGATTTCTGGCTGGGCAACGAGCACATTTTCCGTCTCACCAGACAGCCCACTGTGCTGAGGATCGAACTGGAGGTAACGGATCTGGAATGCGCTAGGGATAGGGCAGTATCCCCTACCTGATCCCAAACCTGGCCATCGGGTTCCCTAGCCTGATGTCTCACCCTGCCCTGAAATGATTAAGCTCTTGACTGGAGAGCTGAATAGATCCTTTTAgtgattttaaaaatcagatttCATCGCAGCAAAACGAATCAGAGCAACTGCATCCAGATAGCATCCTGATTCGTCTCAAGTCTCAAGAACAAGTAGATCTTAATcccacaaaaagacaaaagcctgttttaaaaaaaagttttaggcCACTAGGAGTGACAGACATAGTGCTCAGCTAATATATTCTAAGCTAAGCTAATATCTCGTCTTCTTTCCTGAAGGACTGGCAGGGCGAGACGCGCTACGCAGAGTACGCCCACTTCACGCTCAGCAACGAAATGAACAGCTACAAGCTCTTCGTTGCCAACTACAGCGGCAACGCGGGCCGGGACTCCCTGAGGTACCACAACAACACCAACTTCAGCACCAAGAACAAGGACAACGACAAGTGTGTGGACGACTGCGCCCAGCTGCGCAAAGGTAGCCCCCTTCACCCACCCCCCACCTCATTCCAAAAGATCTCTGGGTAAAATAATGGGCCAAAGCGCGAGAACAAGAAAGTCAATGTGAATACAAATCACAGACCCCAATTCAAAAAAGAACTGAGGAATAAACAGATTTGATTTAGAAAGTCCACATTCGCTCCACAATGGGTACTGGCAGTACTGAGGTCTAAATAAAAAGTTGTGCCTCATGCAGACACCCTCATAAGCAAATATCACCTGAATTTTTTTGCTGAATTTGTTCCCACGGTAGCCGAGTAGGAGAACATCCACATAGCCAATTAGCTTCCAGACCGGCAAAAACACATCCACAGTTACCACGGTGACCGACTCCCTGATGTTTTTGTCTCCAAGGTGGCTACTGGTACAACTGCTGCACCGACTCCAACCTGAACGGGGTGTTCTATCGCCACGGCGACCACACCAAGCACAGCGATGGCATCACCTGGTATGGCTGGCACGGCTCGAGCTACTCCCTGAAACGAGTGGAGATGAAGATCCGCCCACAGAGCTTCTCGCCTTAAAGacttttcaggaaaaaaaaacgcagGAGAGGGACCATCTAATTGTGtggcacaaaaaaacagcaacacggCCGCTTATTCTGTAatggtgatttatttttaagttgtgGAACATCTCCCTGGAATAGAAAGTGCATTGTGTtaataattgtaaaatgtagTGCAGTTGTagtatttatctttttaaaatcttaattatatttttcaataaGGTTGTTGGAAAGCTGAACTTGGATGTGCAGGTTTCCTGTATGGAGACTAAGGAATGGTTGTAACTTATCGGTCAGTATCTCCTTACTAAACCTGTTGAAGCGAAACTTTACTTTCAAAAATCGAATAAAGACCAAACTGTTACCTCCTTCCATTTTTCATTAGGGAGATGAGATGTGGGAGACAAAACTCACAATATTTGTGCTTTACAGTGCAATGCAGAgtacttaaaattatttttaaatgtccgTTAGTAAGGTATGTTGTATGGCGCCTGCGTTTGGCGCATCTGGAAACAATAATGACAGACACGCATGTATGCATACTGAATGAAAGAATTAAAGGGTCTGTTTACCAGCTTGCGACAAAGTGAGATGTTATACTCTAAATAAGCAGCAGTCAAAGGGGTTCTGTACTGGAATGAACAGGAAATGTGACATTCTGAGATTTCTGTAAAGATGTGTTTATATTTTGAAAAGCTAATACACAAATGACATTGTGGTAATAAtatgttgttgttattttgtcCTAAAAAATTATATGTAATGTGTAAAATGTGTACAGCTTCATATGGCAACGTTCTATTTGAATAAAGAaaaactttgtatttttaaacatctgGCTCCTTGCCCACGCATCTGACACTTGCCCCTTGCCCCTCTGCCCCAGACCTTTTCACATATCACACCTCAGAGGGGTGCTTGTGGCAGGGGCTGACAACGGCTCAGGATAAAAGGCGTTCTCTTCTTTTGCAGGTGTAAAATCTCCCAAAGCACATAATCGGCAGCCAGCACAAACGCCAGGGAAACAATGAGCAGACCCCTGGTGCAGCTTCAAAGTCACATGTGCCATTCTACTTGACAATGCGGCGCGTCCCTGCCTTTTGAGCGGCGCTGACCTCTCCGCGTCCCCGCGGCTCGCGCCCCCTGCGCAAAGCCTGCCTCTGAATTTAAACATGAGAATCGCGGCCCCGCTCGGTTCCCGCGGCCACCTGGCCGATTGTGATGGTAACGGCGTGCTTTCAGGAGGGGACCAGATGGCAGCAGAGCCCTCGTCGCGCGAGGGCCGCGGAGGGACAAAGGGAAAACCCGCTGTGTGGGACTCCGAAACAAACTTCCTCCAGACGGCACCACCCCTGTTTCAGCCGGGGAAGTGCAGGAATGCCCGGCGGGATCTGGGATCTGACAgaggcttttgtttttcttggatTCTTGGGGAAAAAGACCCGCCGAAGAGGGGTCAGTGGCAAGATGTGGCGTTAATTAAGGAGGAATACTAAAGAGCTTGCCTACAGAGGTCCTGAAACCTGCACGAGAAATACTTTGCTTTCCGATGAACGGCTGAATTGTAACCTATTCATCAGCTCCCTAAACGCAACTGTTCAGTTTGTCCATTGGTTTCTGCCACCTGGTATATAAATTAACCTTCTGCAGCTGGCTCTATGCAAAGCCGAGCAACTTGATTCTACATGATTGTGTCTGCCAGATTTGGTTTATGGCTATTTTCTTTACCTTAAGGCTTCTCATTTGAACACTAGAAGCAGTTATTTTCTGTCTTCTCAAAGAGCATATCAGGTTATCTGCACGAAAGATGAGAGAGCGCAGGCCTAGTGTTCCTTACCCTTCAATCACGAGCAGAAACTTAGGGGAaggcaacatactgtaagagcgGAGTAATGTTAACAAAGGAGAAGAGGCCGTTCAGCACATCTAGCCTGTTCAGTTAGTTGCTAATTGAACGCAagttctcatccagccatttctggaAAGATaccagggtatctgcttcaacagCTTGGCTAGTAGCTTGcaccacactcccaccaccctttgggtaaagaagcgCCTCTTGCTGTTAGTCTTAAAAGCACTTCCATAAAGTGCTTTAAGGTGTTTTGCCAGTATTTTCACATGACTCCCATCGTTACATTGCTTGTTTCTGCAGTGCATTTCTGGAGATGACACTGAAAAAGGCTCAACAGCCGAAGCACAGCATTTCTGCTTTCTACTTTGCGGTGTGGAATTAACCCGTTCTTGTTCCTAAAAAAGGTTCAGATCCTTCAGCCCGTCTGTGCAGGACATCCCCTTAAGCCCCTGAATGTAACTGGTGTTCACTGTGCAGGGCGACACGGTCAACAACCCCAGCCAGGACGTTTCCTGAGAAGGCTTGCTAAGATCCCCAGGACATTTCCCAGGCCAGAGTGTCCTCGCGTAACCTCCAAGAGCCCCATGGGCCACACAGAACCCCCCGCTCTCTGCGGTCAACCTGCTTCATCTTCCAGAGCCGCTAATCAAAGGGTTGTTTGAAAACTGTCAAAACTACTGCCACGCTTGGCAAACCTTACCCGATGCCTTAGCACACTGGCCAATTCTGGCAGCTCTTATAAACAAAAGTTCAACTTTCCTAAACATAACAGGTCCATTCAGAAGGAAATTGTAAAAATTGAAAGTCATGACTGAAATACCGAGTACTCTTTTGGCATTTTAAGTTTTTGGTTTATGGTGGACAACAAAAGCCTGGAGGTTTGTATCTAAATCAAACCCACAGAATTCATGTGTAGCAGAATACAAAGCACTTCTCCGTTTTTTTGTAAGTCCTGCCCATGTTTTTATAATGAGAGTTTCTAGAAATCTAGAGTTTCTCATTTTATTCTTCTCATTCAATCAAGCAGTCTAGGTTATGAAAAGGAATATTAACATGCGGATATGTGATCTGTCatatttttgaagaaaatgaTCTTCCTGACCAACATCACTCTCggcttcttccagcagcactttCATAAGAAAAGAGAACAAGTGAAGGGGAAGCACATCAAAACCTTCAAAGCTCCGAGCTCCCAAAGCAACCCAAGAAGACAACTGACGAAGAGTTGTTTTCAGTTTGTAatagtaggaaaaaaaaacagacaagctACATCAAGCCATCTGTTCGCACTCCTGTGATGTGCAAAGCCTTGTTTTACTGCACACCTGGAAAACTCAAGAAGCCACTCAATTAACGGATTAAGAACTGAGTCCTCTATTACAGAATACAAGCCCTGCTCCTGTTGCAAATTAACTTCTCCACCATGGGCTCATTTTATCCTATTTAAAGAAAGCAATGGCAGCCGTCCTCGCTGTGTTTAAATGGTTGCTTTCAATGAGGGACACACAAGCCTACCCAGGACAAAAAGAccaaaccaaaataaaagtCAACTCCTGTTGTTGGCCCTGCAGTCCAGAACCAAGACAGCAGGTGTTGGGCATTAGTCAAGCTAATGCTGTCATGGGAGGTATTTACAGCTTGATTTTATTAAGTATAAAAATACACCAGGAGCACCGCACAGGGAACCCGGCTCCAAGGTTTATAATGGGCTCCCGGAAAACTGCATTGCTGGGGTGGCTGAAGTCACAGCTACATGTTTTATTAGGAATTTAATCATTGAGGTGGGGGCAGCACATTGGAGTTGGTggggggggagtccccatgactTGTAAAGTGCCAGTagcgtccagaaaagcgccatatcagtgtaataataataataataataataacaacaacaattgacTGACATCTTCATCCAAAACAGTTTACATTAGTACCCAAGCATCGGCACAGCAGCTGTGccacacctgggatttgaacttgCAACCTCCCAGTTACAAGACCAGAGTTCCAATCACAGCTGGCCAACAAGGGTGATAAGATCTCTAGGCCCTTTAGACATATGGTTTATTCATATGTATGAGAGCTTTTAGCATGAGTAATCCTCCACCTCACCTGCCCCAACCTCCTCTGTTTAACGGTCCCTTAAATTTTCCCCCTAATTTGTGGCAGTGATGAGACACAATGGAACTCCCCATTCCCAAAGCTACCTTGCCTTGATAACAAAATCTGTATCATTTTAATTACTCTAACTGCAAAATATCATGGGCACCATTTCAATgcacaaatacatttcaaaaaggCTGGACTGGGGCCCAGTGGTcagccctggggtgctgtctgcatgacCTTAGTTGGTTCTCCCTGAACTTGTGAGGGATTCCTCCCATAGCCCAAAGACATACCAGTACGTGAACTGGTTTCATGGAAACCTGGCCCTGgcatgtatctgtgtgtgccctgtga from Lepisosteus oculatus isolate fLepOcu1 chromosome 25, fLepOcu1.hap2, whole genome shotgun sequence encodes:
- the angptl7 gene encoding angiopoietin-related protein 7 — translated: MPSRALFRFLFLGGSLALLLGGAGAQAQHKPRRMAASPGGGKQACCEDVRALKVQVANLSSLLGELSARHEAETARLEGRAAELEKGKQQHERRLLEVEEKYSEVNSRLDITQLQAAQAVTKTSADAIYDCSSLYGRNYKISGVYKLPADEFLGTPELEVYCDMDTEGGGWTVIQRRKVGLTSFNRDWKQYKEGFGTIRGDFWLGNEHIFRLTRQPTVLRIELEDWQGETRYAEYAHFTLSNEMNSYKLFVANYSGNAGRDSLRYHNNTNFSTKNKDNDKCVDDCAQLRKGGYWYNCCTDSNLNGVFYRHGDHTKHSDGITWYGWHGSSYSLKRVEMKIRPQSFSP